The following proteins are co-located in the Ruminococcaceae bacterium KH2T8 genome:
- a CDS encoding peptidoglycan glycosyltransferase — translation MARDLNSGLYQGRDDKKARRRKVISALTNRYFVLSALFCVVGVMILVKTASLQFSGYQRTISASSEGVQRMYTVAAPRGDILDRNGVPLATSESVNTLLIANAGLDDDTLNGICLELSYLFDEYNCRSESELDDYFSVAPFEFLKDEEQIRLWQTNRNLFALDDYSEGIIVTFTDNYVKTDPQVFFLYMRNLFGIDESYTEDEAYRICRIRYQIFKDNWAFLMGTPVEIATDVPDELVTILTEQNYHYMGIIPTKTYRRVYTPLAQLSCHVVGYVGRISQESLATLQPFGYNNDDLVGQSGVESQMERYLHGQSGISTYNIWTADGPDGAYFPSDYGVEAMAGATVNLTIDSDLQRVGINALKQYIEDAELAELRDPKGYKTANAGAFVMMDVNTGAVLAMGSYPNFDPNDFILSMYGDVQAQEQLEYYLGIGEYEDITAEDMPLWNRAIMSQYAPGSTFKMCTALAGLENEKIFPGSNWIRCESPIDIGGWTFRCLEFPDGGHGALDLNSAMATSCNIYFMRLGVDAGIDNIDAMGERLGLGEYTGIDLPGEICGVRASRETKRLLHENEYDRTWFPADTAQSAIGQFDNCFTILQLCRYTAGIATNELVTPYVVDSVVASDGSILYTGQKPPEPLGIDEDNIEAVRYAMRCVVTGAGQYHDDATALETFGDFPIPVVCKTGTAETGFEDIRKEYSNGLFVCYAPEDDPQVAIALVVERGEWGSSTAIIARQLLAAYFGISETSGEIMDYYPLTGDVLQAIPAEPEYVEDYYDDYDYEEYGDYDY, via the coding sequence ATGGCTCGTGATCTGAATTCCGGACTTTATCAGGGAAGAGATGATAAGAAGGCGAGAAGGCGTAAGGTAATTAGTGCCCTTACGAACAGATACTTCGTTCTCTCGGCTCTCTTTTGCGTTGTCGGCGTCATGATCCTCGTAAAGACTGCGTCGCTGCAGTTTTCGGGATATCAAAGGACCATCTCGGCTTCGTCCGAGGGAGTACAGAGAATGTATACCGTCGCTGCTCCCAGAGGCGATATCCTTGATCGTAACGGAGTGCCTCTTGCTACGTCCGAGTCGGTTAATACACTGCTTATCGCTAACGCGGGCCTTGATGACGATACGTTAAACGGCATCTGTCTTGAGCTCAGCTACTTATTTGATGAATATAACTGCAGATCAGAGTCCGAGCTCGATGACTATTTCTCGGTCGCTCCCTTTGAATTTCTTAAGGATGAGGAACAGATAAGGCTCTGGCAGACGAACCGTAACCTCTTTGCTCTCGATGACTATTCAGAGGGCATAATCGTTACGTTTACTGATAATTACGTTAAGACCGATCCGCAGGTATTCTTCCTTTATATGCGTAACCTCTTCGGTATCGACGAGAGCTATACGGAGGATGAGGCCTACAGGATCTGCAGGATCAGATATCAGATCTTTAAGGATAACTGGGCTTTCCTCATGGGTACGCCTGTTGAGATCGCGACTGATGTTCCCGATGAGCTCGTTACTATCCTTACAGAGCAGAACTACCACTATATGGGCATTATCCCTACTAAGACCTATAGGAGAGTCTATACGCCTCTGGCGCAGCTCTCGTGCCACGTAGTAGGCTATGTCGGAAGGATTTCGCAGGAGTCGCTCGCGACACTGCAGCCTTTTGGCTATAACAACGATGACCTTGTAGGACAGTCGGGCGTAGAATCCCAGATGGAGAGATATCTTCACGGTCAGTCGGGTATATCTACATATAACATCTGGACCGCAGACGGACCTGACGGAGCTTATTTCCCTTCGGACTACGGTGTTGAGGCGATGGCCGGTGCTACGGTTAACCTTACGATCGACTCCGATCTTCAGAGAGTCGGTATCAATGCCTTGAAGCAGTATATCGAAGATGCCGAGCTTGCCGAGCTTCGTGATCCCAAGGGCTATAAGACCGCTAATGCGGGGGCTTTCGTAATGATGGACGTAAATACCGGTGCCGTACTTGCGATGGGCTCGTATCCGAACTTCGATCCCAATGACTTCATTCTCTCGATGTATGGTGACGTTCAGGCTCAGGAGCAGCTTGAGTATTATCTCGGAATAGGTGAGTACGAGGATATCACGGCTGAGGATATGCCCCTTTGGAACAGAGCTATCATGTCGCAGTATGCTCCCGGATCTACTTTCAAGATGTGTACGGCTCTTGCAGGACTTGAGAATGAGAAGATCTTCCCGGGCTCTAACTGGATCAGATGTGAGAGCCCCATCGATATCGGCGGTTGGACATTCAGATGCCTCGAGTTCCCCGACGGCGGCCACGGAGCGCTCGATCTCAACAGTGCAATGGCTACATCCTGTAATATCTACTTTATGAGACTCGGAGTAGATGCAGGTATCGATAACATTGATGCGATGGGTGAGAGGCTCGGACTCGGAGAATATACGGGTATCGATCTCCCGGGTGAGATCTGCGGTGTTCGTGCCAGCCGTGAGACAAAGAGGCTCCTTCACGAGAATGAGTACGACCGTACATGGTTCCCGGCCGATACTGCTCAGTCCGCTATCGGTCAGTTCGATAACTGCTTTACGATCCTTCAGCTCTGCAGATATACGGCAGGTATTGCGACAAATGAGCTCGTTACGCCTTATGTCGTTGACAGCGTAGTCGCTTCAGACGGTTCGATCCTCTATACGGGACAAAAGCCGCCGGAGCCTCTGGGTATCGACGAGGATAATATCGAAGCAGTTCGTTATGCAATGCGATGCGTTGTAACGGGTGCAGGTCAGTACCACGACGATGCTACGGCTCTTGAGACTTTCGGTGATTTCCCGATCCCCGTCGTTTGTAAGACCGGTACGGCCGAGACTGGATTTGAGGATATCCGTAAGGAGTATTCCAACGGTCTTTTCGTATGCTATGCGCCCGAAGATGATCCTCAGGTCGCCATCGCTCTCGTTGTAGAGAGAGGTGAGTGGGGTTCATCGACTGCTATCATCGCACGCCAGCTCCTTGCCGCATATTTCGGCATCTCTGAGACAAGCGGAGAGATCATGGACTATTATCCTCTTACGGGCGATGTCCTTCAGGCTATCCCCGCAGAGCCCGAATATGTAGAGGATTATTACGACGACTACGACTACGAGGAATACGGCGATTACGATTACTGA